A genomic region of Chelmon rostratus isolate fCheRos1 chromosome 8, fCheRos1.pri, whole genome shotgun sequence contains the following coding sequences:
- the LOC121611000 gene encoding piggyBac transposable element-derived protein 3-like → MYHFFGASILMSCIPYPQTRMFWSTSLRIPAISDTMRRDRFFKLRSHLKVVIDDDVPEDRKTDKFWKVRPFMNRILKGCHAQARPESVSIDEQMIPFTGACPFRQYVPLKPNPVGMKNFVLASADGIVLDFEVYQGSKSLAAQVPDTEGLGLGALVLKRLTKTVHPGTKVYCDRFFTTTSAVDSMLEKQVYLSGTVMKNRIPKAMQKLPSDKIMKQQGRGTSASVVRGDGKLSVVKWFDNKPVLMLSAVHAKEPEDTCQRWSKKDKCYITVRRPNVVKEYNAKMGGVDLSDRMMSYYRMSVRTKKWTIRMLMHFMDLALANSWLLYRRDHKEHGTPRKAIMTFLAFRMDVAQVFLNKCDVTHAEEESACCPQSVQRSLVTPVPHISVRTTSNAHLPEVVDLKNPMRCRQQGCPGKSHVRCTTCFVFLCLQSRRNCYEAFHRG, encoded by the exons ATGTACCACTTTTTTGGAGCATCCATCTTGATGTCCTGCATCCCTTACCCACAAACCCGCATGTTCTGGTCCACTAGCCTGAGAATCCCTGCCATTAGTGACACAATGAGACGCGACCGTTTCTTCAAGCTGAGGAGCCATCTGAAGGTAGtaattgatgatgatgttccCGAAGACAGGAAAACCGACAAATTCTGGAAGGTGAGGCCTTTCATGAATCGCATACTCAAAGGCTGCCACGCTCAGGCTCGACCAGAATCCGTCTCAATAGATGAGCAGATGATACCATTCACTGGAGCCTGTCCGTTCCGCCAGTATGTGCCGCTAAAGCCAAATCCAGTTGGCATGAAGAACTTTGTCTTGGCATCAGCAGATGGCATCGTTCTGGACTTTGAAGTGTACCAAGGCTCAAAGTCATTGGCTGCACAGGTTCCGGACACAGAAGGATTGGGTTTGGGAGCCCTGGTCCTCAAACGGCTGACAAAAACAGTGCACCCTGGTACAAAGGTGTACTGCGACAGGTTCTTCACCACCACATCAGCTGTGGACTCCATGCTGGAGAAGCAG gtgTATCTATCTGGTACAGTCATGAAGAACAGGATTCCAAAAGCAATGCAGAAGCTGCCAAGTGACAAGATCATGAAGCAGCAAGGCAGAGGTACCTCTGCATCAGTTGTCAGGGGAGATGGGAAACTGAGTGTTGTGAAATGGTTTGACAACAAGCCAGTCCTGATGCTCTCTGCTGTCCACGCTAAGGAGCCAGAGGATACCTGCCAGCGTTGGTCTAAGAAAGACAAATGCTACATAACCGTCAGACGACCAAATGTTGTAAAGGAGTACAACGCAAAGATGGGTGGGGTAGACTTATCAGACAGAATGATGAGCTACTACAGGATGAGTGTGCGAACGAAGAAGTGGACGATTCGCATGCTTATGCACTTCATGGATCTGGCTCTGGCCAACAGCTGGCTGCTGTATCGCAGAGATCACAAAGAACATGGTACCCCAAGAAAGGCTATCATGACGTTCCTTGCGTTCCGCATGGACGTGGCTCAGGTGTTCCTCAACAAGTGTGATGTCACgcatgcagaggaagagagtgcATGCTGTCCACAATCTGTCCAAAGATCTCTGGTCACTCCAGTCCCCCACATCTCAGTGCGTACAACCTCTAATGCTCATCTGCCAGAAGTTGTCGATCTCAAGAACCCGATGCGTTGCAGACAACAAGGCTGCCCTGGGAAATCCCACGTGCGCTGTACGACATGCTTTGTGTTCCTCTGCCTGCAAAGTAGGCGCAACTGCTATGAAGCCTTTCACAGAGGCTAG